A window of the Haloarcula litorea genome harbors these coding sequences:
- a CDS encoding alpha/beta fold hydrolase — protein sequence MPEPSRVQVSESVALETIHVDGSDPAIVFVHGGLGSLWNPYPQLDAFEGERELVTYSLAGNGNSTARPEQSLTGHVTDLRNLLDALDIDRPIVHGHSYGTAIALEYAKRHPTAGLVLHAGGDHDLTPAWEKPLLRLFLALRLYHLPANDALIRQLAYSVGFHEETAEAVVEDFLQSNPLPRRRSAWTTVTEAFWGYDGRYDTEQVDVPALVIHGPADGIVPADAARGTARRLPNGVFCRMERTGHVAMIERPAVYNRLLRALLAAIENERNLEPAVRDQLGEYNG from the coding sequence ATGCCAGAACCCAGTCGGGTGCAGGTATCCGAATCAGTCGCATTAGAGACGATACACGTGGATGGGTCGGATCCAGCAATCGTGTTCGTCCACGGTGGCCTCGGTTCGCTGTGGAACCCGTATCCGCAACTGGACGCGTTCGAGGGCGAGCGGGAACTGGTGACGTATTCGCTGGCCGGAAACGGCAACTCCACGGCGCGTCCCGAACAGTCGCTCACCGGGCACGTCACCGACCTCCGGAATCTGCTCGACGCGCTCGACATCGACCGACCGATCGTCCACGGCCACAGTTACGGCACCGCCATCGCGCTCGAATACGCCAAACGCCATCCGACGGCTGGCCTCGTGCTCCACGCAGGGGGCGATCACGACCTCACGCCGGCGTGGGAGAAACCGCTGTTACGGCTGTTCCTCGCGCTGCGGCTGTATCACCTGCCTGCGAACGACGCGCTCATCCGTCAGCTGGCCTACAGCGTCGGCTTTCACGAGGAGACGGCCGAAGCCGTCGTCGAGGATTTCCTCCAATCAAACCCTCTGCCTCGCCGCCGCTCGGCGTGGACGACCGTGACCGAGGCGTTCTGGGGCTACGACGGACGCTACGATACCGAGCAGGTCGACGTGCCCGCGCTCGTCATCCACGGCCCTGCCGATGGGATCGTCCCGGCCGATGCGGCACGCGGGACTGCGCGTCGGCTTCCTAACGGCGTGTTCTGCCGGATGGAGCGCACCGGTCACGTCGCGATGATCGAACGGCCGGCTGTATACAATCGGCTCCTCCGGGCACTCCTCGCGGCAATCGAAAACGAGCGCAATCTCGAACCGGCGGTTCGAGACCAGCTTGGTGAGTACAACGGGTAG